One genomic region from Jiangella sp. DSM 45060 encodes:
- a CDS encoding ABC transporter permease produces MAFLAVVVLAAVLAPVIAPHDPQTQDLLGRLAPPAWAGGDASHLLGTDHLGRDVLSRLIYGSRVSLLVGVAAALMAGVIGAVVGLVAGYYGGWADRVLMRLADVQLAFPSILLALAVVAFLGTGLWIVIVVLGVTGWVSYARVVRSEVVSLKTRDFVTEARAIGVGDATIIRRHLLPNVSAPLATIATLNVAAAIVAESALSFLGLGVPSDVPTWGSMLADGQLYLGTSWWIAVFPGLALMLTSLAINITGDAIRDATDPKAYRR; encoded by the coding sequence ATGGCGTTCCTCGCCGTCGTGGTGCTGGCCGCCGTCCTCGCGCCGGTGATCGCGCCACACGACCCGCAGACGCAGGACCTGCTCGGACGGCTCGCCCCGCCCGCGTGGGCCGGCGGCGACGCGAGCCACCTGCTGGGCACCGACCACCTCGGCCGCGACGTGCTGAGCCGGCTGATCTACGGCAGCCGGGTGTCGCTGCTGGTCGGCGTCGCGGCGGCGCTGATGGCCGGCGTCATCGGCGCGGTCGTCGGGCTCGTGGCCGGCTACTACGGCGGCTGGGCCGACCGAGTGCTGATGCGGCTGGCCGACGTCCAACTGGCGTTCCCGTCGATCCTGCTGGCGCTGGCCGTCGTCGCCTTCCTCGGCACCGGCCTCTGGATCGTCATCGTCGTCCTCGGCGTCACCGGCTGGGTGTCGTACGCGCGGGTCGTCCGCTCCGAAGTGGTCAGCCTGAAGACCCGCGACTTCGTGACGGAGGCGCGGGCCATCGGGGTGGGCGACGCGACGATCATCCGGCGGCACCTGCTGCCCAACGTCAGCGCGCCGCTGGCCACCATCGCCACGCTCAACGTCGCCGCGGCGATCGTCGCCGAGAGCGCGCTGAGCTTCCTCGGGCTGGGCGTGCCCAGCGACGTGCCCACCTGGGGCAGCATGCTCGCCGACGGGCAGCTGTACCTGGGCACGTCGTGGTGGATCGCGGTCTTCCCCGGCCTGGCGCTGATGCTGACCTCCCTGGCGATCAACATCACCGGAGACGCCATCCGGGACGCCACCGACCCGAAGGCCTACCGCCGATGA
- a CDS encoding 3-methyladenine DNA glycosylase → MILAESEWRARQLAHEARVDALVGPHLSRRRDGVAHPVHDFLFTYYSFKPAQLRRWHPGLGVVLAGSPPHASWSGYVAGPSGVAVGAAVTSRRAATVDWVRALLAATASRSAHTGCFGLHEWAMVYRTKPGDVRHEAYPLRLGHSGTDEVVEAHQIRCSHLDAFRFFTPSARPLNALTPSRATQPAMEQPGCLHAGMDLYKWAYKLTPLLPSELVVDAFELAGEIRELDMRASPYDLSGLGYEPIRIETTDGKREYVERQRAFAARGADVRARLLAECDRVAVTPAASTSLATDP, encoded by the coding sequence GTGATCCTGGCCGAGTCGGAGTGGCGGGCGCGCCAGCTCGCCCACGAGGCGCGCGTCGACGCGCTGGTGGGGCCGCACCTCTCACGCCGGCGTGACGGGGTGGCCCACCCCGTCCACGACTTCCTCTTCACCTACTACAGCTTCAAGCCGGCCCAGCTGCGCCGCTGGCACCCGGGGCTGGGCGTCGTGCTGGCGGGGTCGCCGCCGCACGCGTCGTGGTCGGGGTACGTCGCCGGGCCGTCCGGTGTGGCCGTCGGCGCCGCGGTGACCTCGCGGCGGGCGGCCACCGTCGACTGGGTGCGCGCACTGCTGGCCGCCACGGCCTCGCGGTCCGCCCACACCGGCTGCTTCGGCCTGCACGAATGGGCCATGGTCTACCGGACGAAGCCCGGCGACGTGCGGCACGAGGCGTACCCGCTGCGGCTCGGCCACTCCGGCACCGACGAGGTGGTCGAGGCGCACCAGATCAGGTGCTCGCACTTGGACGCGTTCCGCTTCTTCACGCCGTCCGCGCGGCCGCTCAACGCCCTGACGCCGTCGCGGGCCACGCAGCCCGCCATGGAGCAGCCGGGCTGCCTGCACGCCGGTATGGACCTCTACAAGTGGGCCTACAAGCTCACCCCGCTGCTGCCGTCCGAACTGGTCGTCGACGCGTTCGAACTGGCCGGCGAGATCCGCGAGCTCGACATGCGCGCGTCGCCGTACGACCTCAGCGGGCTCGGTTACGAACCGATCCGCATCGAAACGACGGATGGCAAGCGCGAGTACGTCGAACGGCAGCGCGCCTTCGCCGCCCGCGGCGCCGACGTCCGGGCGCGCCTGCTCGCCGAGTGCGACCGGGTCGCCGTCACCCCTGCCGCGAGCACCTCACTCGCCACGGATCCCTAA
- a CDS encoding ABC transporter substrate-binding protein codes for MDATASGPDRRLSRRSVLRLAGLTVPAVALSGLLTGCGSGPATESGRRTLRVSQAGEPRTLDPQKQGDMPSMNVLINLFDTLTGRDEHNELVPRLALQWTAVDDLTWRFRLREGVTFHNGEPFDAETVRFSIERLLNPDTASPIVELRYVTGVTVVDPYTVHLNTSQPDPIIPEKLSLFGGVMVPPAYLQETGDAGFAEHPVGCGPFRFVEYQRAVQVELAAYDDHWAGPPPVDRLIFKPIPNPASALAALQSDEVDLVTGLVPDAALQLQGYQGVRISNHPGIRTSYLSLDTEDPVLSDKRVRQALNHAVDVPQLIEAVLDGKAREVPTMIPRESFGFDDSVQPYTRDLDRARELLAEAGHPDGFRTTLTASNNDAFVAQAISGLLARVGVDARVELLDPAIYSERLTSDNRRALGPVYLAASTGWTLDGASNVQSNVRRDRRQSRWTSDEADALIDAEELSVDPDQRRAAFAELQRLLEEEAPFVFLYQIDTILVHNDRVAWRPNVTGALAMDRAEVNDD; via the coding sequence ATGGACGCAACCGCATCGGGACCGGACCGGCGCCTCAGCCGGCGGTCCGTGCTCCGGCTGGCCGGCCTCACCGTGCCCGCCGTCGCGCTGTCCGGCCTGCTGACCGGGTGCGGCTCCGGCCCGGCGACGGAATCCGGACGGCGCACGCTGCGGGTGTCGCAGGCCGGCGAGCCGCGCACGCTGGACCCGCAGAAGCAGGGCGACATGCCCTCGATGAACGTGCTGATCAACCTCTTCGACACGCTGACCGGCCGGGACGAGCACAACGAGCTGGTGCCGCGGCTGGCGCTGCAGTGGACCGCGGTCGACGACCTCACCTGGCGGTTCCGGCTGCGCGAGGGCGTCACCTTCCACAACGGTGAGCCGTTCGACGCCGAGACCGTCCGGTTCAGCATCGAGCGGCTGCTGAACCCGGACACCGCCTCGCCCATCGTCGAGCTGCGCTACGTCACCGGCGTCACCGTCGTCGACCCGTACACCGTGCACCTGAACACCAGCCAGCCGGACCCGATCATCCCGGAGAAGCTGTCGCTGTTCGGCGGCGTCATGGTGCCGCCGGCCTACCTCCAGGAGACCGGCGACGCCGGGTTCGCCGAGCACCCGGTCGGGTGCGGGCCGTTCCGGTTCGTCGAGTACCAGCGCGCCGTGCAGGTCGAGCTGGCGGCGTACGACGACCACTGGGCCGGGCCGCCGCCGGTCGACCGGCTGATCTTCAAGCCGATCCCCAACCCGGCGTCGGCGCTGGCCGCGCTGCAGAGCGACGAGGTCGACCTCGTCACCGGCCTGGTCCCCGACGCCGCGCTGCAGCTGCAGGGCTACCAGGGCGTCCGGATCAGCAACCACCCCGGCATCCGCACGTCGTACCTGTCGCTGGACACCGAGGACCCGGTGCTCTCCGACAAGCGGGTGCGCCAGGCGCTCAACCACGCCGTCGACGTCCCGCAGCTGATCGAGGCGGTGCTCGACGGCAAGGCCCGCGAGGTGCCGACGATGATCCCGCGCGAGTCGTTCGGGTTCGACGACTCCGTCCAGCCGTACACCCGCGACCTGGACCGGGCCCGCGAACTGCTGGCCGAGGCCGGCCACCCGGACGGCTTCCGCACCACGCTCACCGCGTCGAACAACGACGCGTTCGTCGCCCAGGCCATCTCCGGGCTGCTGGCCCGGGTCGGCGTGGACGCGCGGGTCGAGCTGCTCGACCCGGCCATCTACTCCGAGCGGCTGACGTCGGACAACCGGCGCGCGCTCGGACCGGTCTACCTGGCCGCCAGCACCGGCTGGACGCTCGACGGCGCCAGCAACGTGCAGTCGAACGTGCGCCGCGACCGCCGGCAGAGCCGGTGGACCTCCGACGAGGCCGACGCGCTGATCGACGCCGAGGAGCTGTCGGTCGACCCGGACCAGCGGCGGGCGGCCTTCGCCGAGCTGCAGCGGCTGCTCGAGGAGGAGGCGCCGTTCGTGTTCCTGTACCAGATCGACACCATCCTGGTGCACAACGACCGGGTCGCCTGGCGGCCCAACGTCACCGGCGCGCTGGCGATGGACCGCGCGGAGGTGAACGATGACTGA
- a CDS encoding ABC transporter permease, producing the protein MTERTVLAGEATPAPPASAPPRPGRTRAVLLGVGSKLLSALIVMFLAATGTFLLVRISGDPLALLLPPDATAEQADQLAATLGLDQPLLVQYGDYLAGLVRLDLGDSIFYNQPVSEVIADRLPATALLAVSALAVALVIAVPAGIAAAMRRGRAADKGIMALVLVGQSTPAFWVGIVLILVFAVQLQVLPASGYGTFAHLVLPAVTLAVYSVAVVARLLRSSLIDVLSSDYLRTATAKGYGPTRAVLSHGLRNASLPVVTVVGLEVGSLLGGAILTEQVFSWPGLGRLTVEAISNRDLPLVQGTVLLFAAIFVVINLLVDLSYRLLDPRVRMEK; encoded by the coding sequence ATGACTGAGCGCACCGTCCTCGCCGGCGAGGCCACGCCCGCACCGCCGGCGTCCGCCCCGCCGCGGCCGGGCCGCACCCGCGCCGTCCTGCTCGGCGTCGGCTCGAAGCTGCTGTCGGCGCTGATCGTCATGTTCCTCGCCGCCACCGGCACGTTCCTGCTGGTGCGCATCTCCGGCGACCCGCTGGCGCTGCTGCTGCCGCCGGACGCCACCGCTGAGCAGGCCGACCAGCTGGCGGCGACACTCGGCCTGGACCAGCCGCTGCTCGTGCAGTACGGCGACTACCTGGCCGGACTGGTCCGGCTCGACCTCGGCGACTCGATCTTCTACAACCAGCCGGTCTCCGAGGTGATCGCCGACCGGCTGCCCGCGACGGCGCTGCTCGCGGTGTCGGCGCTGGCGGTGGCGCTGGTCATCGCCGTGCCGGCCGGCATCGCCGCCGCCATGCGCCGCGGCCGGGCCGCCGACAAGGGCATCATGGCGCTGGTCCTGGTCGGCCAGTCGACGCCGGCGTTCTGGGTCGGCATCGTGCTGATCCTGGTGTTCGCGGTGCAGCTGCAGGTGCTGCCGGCCTCGGGGTACGGCACGTTCGCGCACCTCGTGCTGCCGGCCGTCACGCTCGCGGTGTACTCGGTCGCCGTCGTCGCCCGGCTGCTGCGCTCGTCGCTGATCGACGTGCTGTCGTCGGACTACCTGCGCACCGCGACGGCGAAGGGGTACGGCCCGACCCGCGCCGTCCTGTCGCACGGGCTGCGCAACGCGTCGCTGCCGGTGGTCACCGTCGTCGGGCTGGAGGTCGGGTCGCTGCTGGGGGGCGCGATCCTCACCGAGCAGGTGTTCAGCTGGCCCGGCCTCGGGCGGCTCACCGTCGAGGCGATCTCGAACCGGGACCTGCCGCTCGTGCAGGGCACGGTGCTGCTGTTCGCGGCGATCTTCGTGGTGATCAACCTGCTCGTGGACCTCTCGTACCGCCTCCTCGACCCGCGCGTCCGGATGGAGAAGTGA
- a CDS encoding mandelate racemase/muconate lactonizing enzyme family protein encodes MQIRSVDAWVVNLPLTNPFTSSFETKTGETRTVVRIRLDDGVEGWGETMWGQPVAALVRRLGESLVGRSPFDLEAFHATHTMVPFFHGYLGYAALAALDVACWDAMGKLTGQPLVNLLGGRVRDRVPITALVTRADAGDVAPRDLPAALAEHAAAVVASGGFTAVKLKGTRDPFGDVEILRAIRSRLPDVELRVDPNAAWSVPDSVRAGLRLEELDLEYLEDPCAGIEGMAEVRRRVRIPLCTNMCVVRFEDFAPAVRLGAVDVVHGDVYKWGSVSATKHLAAHCQTFGLGMNLHSGGELGIATAAHLAVVGSTPILDRAIDSMYYLHADDIIEPLDLAGGALAVPSGPGLGVVVDEDKLAHYAALNEKEGDLTH; translated from the coding sequence ATGCAGATCAGGTCCGTCGACGCGTGGGTGGTCAACCTCCCGCTCACCAACCCGTTCACCAGCTCGTTCGAGACGAAGACCGGCGAGACCCGCACCGTCGTGCGGATCCGCCTCGACGACGGCGTCGAGGGCTGGGGCGAGACGATGTGGGGGCAGCCGGTCGCCGCGTTGGTGCGCCGGCTGGGCGAGTCCCTGGTCGGGCGGAGCCCGTTCGACCTGGAGGCGTTCCACGCCACGCACACGATGGTGCCGTTCTTCCACGGCTACCTCGGCTACGCCGCCCTCGCCGCGCTCGACGTCGCCTGCTGGGACGCGATGGGCAAGCTCACCGGGCAGCCGCTGGTGAACCTGCTCGGCGGCCGGGTGCGCGACCGCGTCCCGATCACCGCTCTGGTCACCCGGGCCGATGCCGGTGACGTCGCGCCGCGCGACCTGCCAGCCGCGCTGGCCGAGCACGCCGCCGCCGTCGTGGCGTCCGGCGGGTTCACCGCGGTCAAGCTCAAGGGCACCCGCGACCCGTTCGGCGACGTGGAGATCCTGCGGGCGATCCGGTCCCGGCTGCCCGACGTCGAGCTGCGGGTGGACCCGAACGCCGCGTGGTCGGTGCCCGACTCCGTCCGGGCCGGGCTGCGGCTGGAGGAGCTGGACCTGGAGTACCTCGAGGACCCGTGCGCCGGCATCGAGGGCATGGCCGAGGTGCGCCGCCGGGTCCGCATCCCGCTGTGCACCAACATGTGCGTCGTCCGGTTCGAGGACTTCGCGCCCGCCGTCCGCCTCGGCGCCGTCGACGTCGTACACGGCGACGTCTACAAGTGGGGCAGCGTGTCGGCGACCAAGCACCTGGCTGCGCACTGCCAGACGTTCGGGCTCGGGATGAACCTGCACAGCGGCGGCGAGCTGGGCATCGCGACGGCGGCGCACCTCGCAGTCGTAGGAAGCACGCCGATCCTGGACCGCGCCATCGACAGCATGTACTACCTGCACGCCGACGACATCATCGAGCCGCTCGACCTCGCCGGCGGCGCGCTCGCCGTCCCGTCCGGGCCCGGCCTCGGGGTCGTCGTCGACGAGGACAAGCTCGCGCACTACGCGGCGCTCAACGAGAAGGAAGGGGACCTGACCCACTGA
- a CDS encoding ROK family protein: MLGAVELLPGLVRAAAVDDDGQLRQLVERSFAAGAGRADVEAVIADVAAQCFTFQRVRGIGIACPGLVDVHTGAIVELLDLPQLKGFPLSDVVAKHGRAPAVAEHRARLQAMGDRWFGQGRGRRSFASVTTGETLGVGILYDGQVIAPPGGRSGAHMIVAAEGEMCTCGSLGCWKTVATTAWLRRAAAAAGLDGVTGLPDLVRRTEPAAEAVLDRYADHLALGLINIQHLFAPGRFIVHGEARAAGQAFRDRIEDRLLAVTSWSAEAERPHLVVADVDEDVSALLGGAGLVLTRLG, from the coding sequence ATGCTGGGCGCGGTCGAGCTGCTCCCCGGGCTGGTGCGCGCGGCCGCGGTGGACGACGACGGGCAGCTGCGCCAGCTGGTCGAACGCTCCTTCGCCGCGGGCGCCGGACGCGCCGACGTCGAGGCGGTCATCGCCGACGTCGCCGCGCAGTGCTTCACCTTCCAGCGGGTCCGCGGCATCGGCATCGCCTGCCCCGGCCTGGTCGACGTCCACACCGGCGCCATCGTCGAGCTGCTGGACCTCCCGCAGCTCAAGGGCTTCCCACTGTCCGACGTCGTCGCGAAGCACGGCCGCGCCCCCGCCGTCGCCGAGCACCGGGCCCGGCTGCAGGCCATGGGCGACCGCTGGTTCGGGCAGGGCCGCGGCCGCCGCTCGTTCGCGTCGGTGACCACCGGCGAGACGCTGGGCGTCGGCATCCTCTACGACGGCCAGGTCATCGCGCCGCCGGGCGGGCGCAGCGGCGCGCACATGATCGTCGCCGCCGAGGGCGAGATGTGCACGTGCGGCAGCCTGGGCTGCTGGAAGACGGTCGCGACGACGGCCTGGCTGCGGCGCGCGGCCGCGGCGGCCGGACTCGACGGCGTCACCGGCCTGCCCGACCTCGTGCGACGGACGGAGCCCGCGGCGGAGGCCGTGCTCGACCGGTACGCCGACCACCTCGCGCTCGGCCTGATCAACATCCAGCACCTGTTCGCGCCCGGCCGGTTCATCGTGCACGGCGAGGCGCGCGCCGCCGGCCAGGCGTTCCGCGACCGCATCGAGGACCGCCTGCTCGCGGTGACGTCGTGGAGCGCCGAGGCCGAGCGGCCGCACCTGGTCGTCGCCGACGTCGACGAGGACGTGTCGGCGCTGCTCGGCGGCGCCGGGCTGGTGCTCACGCGGCTGGGCTGA
- a CDS encoding ATP-binding cassette domain-containing protein, which translates to MIELDRLRMEFPGRGGRPPTVAVDDVSLTVEPAETLAVVGESGSGKTTLTRLLLGLLRPTSGTVRVAGTDPATCGAAELRRLRRRLQVVFQDPYSSMNPRLRVADIVAEPLVTHEPTARGRAGRERRAARVSELLEAVGLDAGAARRYPHEFSGGQRQRISIARALALNPEIVVLDEPTSALDVSVQAQVLDLLAALKREFGLTYVFVSHNLAVVSRIADRVAVMKDGAVVELGETGTLFTAPSHPYTRALIDAVPEPDPARSRLRASRAAS; encoded by the coding sequence ATGATCGAGCTGGACCGGCTGCGCATGGAGTTCCCCGGCCGCGGCGGGCGGCCGCCCACGGTCGCCGTCGACGACGTGAGCCTGACCGTCGAGCCGGCCGAGACGCTCGCCGTCGTCGGCGAGTCCGGCTCGGGCAAGACGACGCTGACCCGGCTGCTGCTCGGGCTGCTGCGCCCGACGTCGGGGACGGTGCGCGTGGCCGGCACCGACCCCGCGACCTGCGGCGCGGCCGAGCTGAGGCGCCTGCGCCGCCGGCTGCAGGTGGTCTTCCAGGACCCGTACTCGAGCATGAACCCGCGGCTGCGCGTCGCCGACATCGTCGCCGAGCCGCTGGTCACGCACGAGCCGACGGCGCGCGGCCGGGCCGGACGGGAGCGGCGCGCGGCCCGCGTCTCCGAGCTGCTGGAAGCCGTCGGGCTCGACGCCGGCGCCGCGCGCCGCTACCCGCACGAGTTCTCCGGCGGGCAGCGCCAGCGCATCTCCATCGCGCGGGCACTGGCGCTGAACCCCGAGATCGTCGTGCTGGACGAGCCGACCAGCGCGCTGGACGTCAGCGTACAGGCGCAGGTGCTCGACCTGCTGGCCGCGCTGAAGCGCGAGTTCGGCCTGACCTACGTGTTCGTCTCGCACAACCTGGCGGTGGTGAGCCGCATCGCCGACCGCGTCGCCGTCATGAAGGACGGCGCCGTCGTCGAGCTGGGCGAGACCGGGACGCTGTTCACGGCGCCGTCGCACCCGTACACGCGGGCGCTCATCGACGCCGTCCCGGAGCCCGACCCGGCCCGGTCGCGGCTGCGCGCGTCGCGGGCGGCCTCATGA
- a CDS encoding biotin/lipoate A/B protein ligase family protein: protein MHGEFKVPGGKLVVVDLDVLDGVIRHARVSGDFFLEPDDALERIDAALVGAPVSLSAAELAARVDGVLDGVVMLGFSAEAVAVAVRRALTGATSWTDHDWHFLHEGPQPPALQMALDQVLAEQVGAGERPPTLRVWEWASNAVIIGSFQSLRNEVDLSGAARHDVTVVRRISGGGAMFVEPGNTITYSLYVPESLVSGLSFVDSYAFLDEWVVAALRDLGIEASYQPINDITSPAGKIAGAAQKRLAGGVVLHHVTMAYDIDAAKMLEVLRIGREKLSDKGTKSANKRVDPLRSQTGLPRADVIDRMVGTFRARYGLTDDTLDEKTLRLASDLVDTKFGTDDWLTRVP from the coding sequence ATGCATGGTGAGTTCAAGGTGCCGGGCGGCAAGCTGGTCGTCGTCGACCTCGACGTCCTCGACGGCGTCATCCGGCACGCGCGCGTCAGCGGCGACTTCTTCCTCGAACCCGACGACGCGCTCGAACGCATCGACGCCGCGCTCGTGGGCGCACCGGTCTCGCTGTCCGCGGCCGAGCTGGCCGCCCGCGTCGACGGCGTGCTCGACGGCGTCGTCATGCTCGGGTTCTCCGCCGAGGCCGTCGCGGTCGCCGTCCGCCGGGCCCTCACCGGCGCCACGTCCTGGACCGACCACGACTGGCACTTCCTGCACGAGGGGCCGCAGCCGCCGGCGCTGCAGATGGCGCTCGACCAGGTGCTGGCCGAGCAGGTCGGCGCGGGGGAGCGGCCGCCGACGCTGCGGGTCTGGGAGTGGGCGTCGAACGCGGTGATCATCGGCAGCTTCCAGTCGCTGCGCAACGAGGTCGACCTGTCCGGCGCTGCGCGCCATGACGTGACCGTGGTGCGGCGGATCTCCGGCGGCGGCGCCATGTTCGTCGAGCCGGGCAACACCATCACGTACTCGCTCTACGTGCCCGAGTCGCTGGTCTCCGGCCTCTCCTTCGTCGACTCCTACGCCTTCCTCGACGAGTGGGTCGTGGCGGCGCTGCGCGACCTCGGCATCGAGGCCAGTTACCAGCCGATCAACGACATCACCTCACCGGCCGGCAAGATCGCCGGCGCCGCCCAGAAGCGCCTCGCCGGCGGCGTCGTCCTGCACCACGTCACCATGGCCTACGACATCGACGCCGCGAAGATGCTCGAGGTGCTGCGCATCGGCCGCGAGAAGCTCTCCGACAAGGGCACGAAGAGCGCCAACAAGCGGGTCGACCCCCTGCGGTCACAGACCGGGCTGCCGCGGGCCGACGTCATCGACCGCATGGTGGGGACGTTCCGGGCCCGCTACGGGCTGACCGACGACACGCTGGACGAGAAGACGCTGCGGCTGGCCTCCGACCTCGTCGACACGAAGTTCGGCACCGACGACTGGCTCACCCGCGTCCCGTGA
- a CDS encoding RidA family protein, with translation MPAFATVPGAPSPAGPYSHAAVAHGFLYTAGFGPQDPATGRVPDGVAEQTRQVLRNVGTVLAAHGLGFADVVKVTVHLQHLKRDFAAYNEPYEEFFRPPFPVRTTVGSDLMDILVEVDVVAALPTLDG, from the coding sequence ATGCCGGCCTTCGCCACCGTGCCGGGCGCGCCGTCGCCGGCCGGACCCTACAGCCACGCCGCCGTCGCCCACGGGTTCCTGTACACGGCCGGATTCGGCCCGCAGGACCCCGCCACCGGCCGCGTCCCCGACGGCGTCGCCGAGCAGACCCGCCAGGTGCTGCGCAACGTCGGGACGGTCCTGGCCGCGCACGGCCTGGGCTTCGCCGACGTCGTCAAGGTGACCGTCCACCTGCAGCACCTGAAGCGCGACTTCGCCGCCTACAACGAGCCGTACGAGGAGTTCTTCCGGCCGCCGTTCCCCGTCCGCACCACCGTGGGCTCGGACCTCATGGACATCCTCGTCGAGGTCGACGTCGTCGCCGCATTGCCTACGCTGGATGGGTGA
- a CDS encoding ABC transporter ATP-binding protein, which yields MTPLLRIRDLTVDFELDGETVHAVRGVSLEVAAGETLALVGESGSGKTATALSILRLNPQPPCVYPAGTIELDGADLLARPEPQLRPVRGNDVAMIFQDPMTSLNPLKKVGRQIGEALRLHRGVGRREVRPAVVEALAEAGVPRPEERADQYPHELSGGLRQRAMIAMALVTRPRVLIADEPTTALDVTVQAQILELLARLQDRHGMAILLITHDLGVVADVADRVAVMRAGEIVETGRCEELFAAPSHEYTRNLLAATPRLIEGASR from the coding sequence ATGACCCCATTGCTGCGCATCCGCGACCTGACCGTCGACTTCGAGCTGGACGGCGAGACCGTGCACGCCGTCCGCGGCGTGTCGCTGGAGGTGGCCGCCGGCGAGACCCTCGCGCTGGTCGGCGAGTCCGGCAGCGGCAAGACCGCGACCGCGCTGTCGATCCTGCGGCTCAACCCGCAGCCGCCGTGCGTCTACCCGGCCGGGACGATCGAGCTCGACGGCGCCGACCTGCTCGCGCGGCCGGAACCGCAACTGCGGCCGGTCCGCGGCAACGACGTCGCGATGATCTTCCAGGACCCGATGACCAGCCTGAACCCGCTGAAGAAGGTGGGCCGGCAGATCGGCGAGGCGCTTCGGCTGCACCGCGGGGTGGGCCGCCGCGAGGTCCGCCCGGCCGTCGTCGAGGCGCTGGCCGAGGCCGGCGTCCCGCGGCCGGAGGAGCGCGCCGACCAGTACCCGCACGAGCTGTCCGGCGGGCTGCGCCAGCGCGCCATGATCGCGATGGCGCTGGTGACGCGGCCGCGGGTGCTGATCGCCGACGAGCCGACGACGGCGCTGGACGTCACCGTGCAGGCGCAGATCCTGGAGCTGCTGGCGCGGCTGCAGGACCGGCACGGCATGGCGATCCTGCTCATCACCCACGACCTCGGCGTCGTGGCCGACGTCGCCGACCGGGTCGCGGTCATGCGGGCCGGCGAGATCGTCGAGACCGGACGCTGCGAAGAGCTGTTCGCGGCGCCGTCGCACGAGTACACCCGCAACCTGCTGGCGGCCACGCCGCGGCTGATCGAGGGGGCGTCGCGATGA
- a CDS encoding creatininase family protein, with amino-acid sequence MTVRQLDELTWAELRAVAPASIALLPIGSQEQHGARLPLGTDTLLVRTIVARALAEELPDVVLAPALPYGLSPHHRFAAAVTLTASTLQAVLGEVLDSLVDCGFRRMLIVNGHGGNDEPMRLAVKSAALRHDVAVAAANYWSLGDPGRSPGHAGRFETSLLLAAEPALVRPAGASSPAPSPPPLFEHPPYPGLVAERHGEWARAGGVTDDASGAAADHDLLAGLGARLAAAIRAFDEATAASHHRERN; translated from the coding sequence ATGACTGTACGCCAGCTGGACGAGCTGACCTGGGCCGAGTTGCGCGCCGTCGCGCCGGCCTCGATCGCGCTGCTGCCGATCGGGTCGCAGGAGCAGCACGGCGCCCGGTTGCCGCTGGGCACGGACACCCTGCTGGTCCGGACGATCGTCGCCCGCGCGCTCGCGGAGGAGCTGCCCGACGTCGTGCTGGCGCCGGCGCTGCCGTACGGCCTGAGCCCGCACCACCGGTTCGCCGCGGCGGTGACGCTGACGGCGTCCACCCTGCAGGCGGTGCTGGGCGAGGTGCTGGACAGCCTGGTGGACTGCGGCTTCCGCCGGATGCTGATCGTCAACGGTCACGGCGGCAACGACGAGCCCATGCGGCTGGCCGTGAAGTCCGCGGCGCTGCGCCACGATGTCGCCGTCGCGGCGGCGAACTACTGGAGCCTCGGCGATCCCGGCCGCTCCCCCGGCCACGCCGGCCGGTTCGAGACGTCGCTGCTGCTGGCGGCGGAGCCGGCGCTGGTCCGGCCCGCGGGCGCTTCCTCGCCGGCGCCGTCGCCGCCGCCGCTGTTCGAGCACCCGCCGTACCCGGGCCTGGTCGCCGAGCGGCACGGCGAGTGGGCCCGCGCCGGCGGCGTCACCGACGACGCGAGCGGCGCGGCAGCCGACCACGACCTGCTGGCCGGGCTCGGCGCCCGGCTGGCCGCCGCGATCCGGGCGTTCGACGAGGCGACCGCCGCCTCACATCACCGGGAGAGGAACTAG